The nucleotide sequence CTGGATCGAGACCGAGCTGCTGACCGGCCGGGCCGGCGGCGCACCCAGCGACGAGCCCGGCGACGAGCCCGGCGACATTCCCAGTGAGGGGAGCGCACCATGACCGAGACCCTGTACCTGCCCACCGCCCGGTACACGTGGGGCGGTGACGAGTTCCTGTTCGTGGAGTTCGACGAGGCCATGAACCTCACCGCCAACTACCTGGCCACCACCGTGGCGCACGGCCTCTCCGCCCTGGACCTGCCCGGCGTGGTGGACGTCTGCCCCGCCAACGCGTCCCTGCTGGTGCGCTTCGACCCGGACGTGATCCGGGCCGAGGACCTCAAGCGCCGCACCCAGGAGCTCGAGGGGCAGGCCCGCGAGTCCACGCAGTACACCGCCGAGACCCGGATCATCGAGGTCCCGGTCTGGTACCAGGACCCCTACACCGCCGAGGTCGTGGCCCGCTTCCGCGAGGGCTACCACCAGGACCCCTCCGGCACCGACCTCGACTACGCCGCGAAGGTCAACGGCCTCGCGGACGCCGCCGAGTTCATCCGCCGCCACCACGAGTCCCCGTGGCTGGTGTCCATGGTGGGCTTCGTGGCCGGGCTGCCGTTCATGTACCAGCTCGTGCCGAGGGACCGGCAGCTCGAGGTGCCCAAGTACCTCAGCCCCCGCACCGACACTCCCCCGCTGACCGTGGGCCACGGCGGGTGCTTCGCGTGCATCTACTCGGTGCGCGGCGCCGGCGGCTACCAGATGTTCGGCATCGCCGCCGCCCCCATCTACGACCCCGAGCAGCACCTGCGCGACTTCCGGGACTTCCTCATCCTGTTCCGGCCCGGGGACCTCGTGAAGTTCCGGCCGGTCGACGAGGCCGAGTACCGCTCCATCCAGCAGCAGGTCGAGGACGGCACCTGGCGGTACCGGCAGGCGCCCGTGACCCTCGACGTCGAAGCCGCGCTCGCCGATCCCGACAGCTACAACCGCACCCTTCTGGAGGCCCTCGATGGCGCTGACGATTGAGCAGCCCGGACTGCTGACCACCGTCCAGGACCAGGGACGGATCGGGTACTACCACGTGGGCATCCCGCAGGGCGGGGCCATGGACCAGGAGTCCGCGCAGGCGGCGAACAAGCTGGTCGGCAACACCGCGGTCGAGGCCGTGCTCGAGTGCACCTACACGGGCCCCGCCTTCACCGTGGACGCCCCGACGACGATCGCCGTGACCGGCGCGGACCTCCCCGTGCTGGTCAACGGCGAGGAGCGCCCGTCGTGGCGGCGGATCGAGCTGGCGGCGGGGGACGCCGTGAAGTTCGGCGTGCTCCGCGGCGGCGCCCGGTTCTACCTGGCCGTCCGCGGCGGCATCGCCGTGCCGGAGGTGCTCGGCTCGCGCTCCACCTACGCGATCGGGCGGCTGGGCGGACTGGACGGCCGGAAGCTGGAGGCCGGGGACGTGGTGCCGGTGGGCGAGCCCACCGGCCTGCTGCCCGAGGTCGAGGAGATCCCGGAGCGGCTCCGCCCGGGCTTCGGGAGGTCGCTGGAGCTGCGGATCATGTGGGGCCTCTACGACCACCTGCTCACCGACGAGGGCCGGCGCCGGCTGGTCGAGGAGGAGTGGAAGCTCACCCCCGTGGCGGACCGGATGGGCCTGCGCTTCGAGGGCCCCGGCGTGGAGTGGATCCAGCGCCGGCAGCCGTTCGGGGCGGGCTCGGACCCCTCCAACATCGTGGACGCCGGCTACGCCGTGGGCTCCATCCAGGTCCCCGGCGGCACCCAGCCGATCGTGCTGCACCGGGACGCGGTCTCGGGCGGGGGCTACGCCATGGTGGGCACCGTGATCTCCGCGGACATGGACCTGCTGGCCCGCGCCGCCCCGGGCACGGCCACCCGGTTCCGCGCGGTGTCCATGGAGGAGGCCCTGCAGGCGCGGCACGAGCGGGCCGAGCGGCTGGAGGAGATCTGGGCGCTGTGAGCGGCCGGGGCTCGCGGCCCGCGGCGGGTGGTGCCGCACCGGCACCGCCCGCCGCGGTGCGTCCGCTCAGGAGAGCTCCAGCTCCCAGTCCTTGACGTCGGCCAGGGGCGCGAGCAGGCTGCCGTCGAGCTCGGCGAGCGGCCGGCCGCTGCGCACCCGCTGCGGCCAGTCCCGGTTGGCCAGCGCCGCCTTGCCCAGGGCGACCACGTCGGCCGTGCCGTCCGCCAGCATGGACACGGCCGTCTCCGGGTCGTCCAGGTGCCCGTTGGCGATCACCGGCAGACCCGAGTGCTGCTTGGCCAGCGCCGCGAGCGAGGGCCCCTCGTCGCCGAACGCCGGGGCGGTCGCCCGGTACTCGGTGGTGTGGACGAAGTCGATCCCGGTGGCGGCCAGGGTCGAGAAGATCACCTCGGCCTCGTCGGGCCCGCCGCTCCACCGGTGGTCGTGGTCGCTGACCTTGGCCTGGGAGATGCGGATCCCCACCGCCAGGTCCGGCCCCACGGCGTCGCGCACGGCCCGGCAGACCTCGGCGGCGAACCGCACCCGGTTCTCCGGCGATCCTCCGTACTCGTCGGTCCGGAGGTTGAGGTAGTCGGTGAGGAACTGGTCGAGCAGGTACCCGTTGGCGCCGTGGATCTCGACGCCGTCGAACTCGGCGTCACGGGCGCGCAGCGCGGCGTCCACGAACGCCTGCCGGACCTCCGCCATCTGCTCCGCCGTGATCTCCGCGGGCACGGGGTACGGGCCCTCACCGCGGTAGAAGCCCAGCTGCTCGCCCTTGGGGGCCACCGCGGAGGGTCCGATCGTGGAGTCGACGAACCGGTTGCCCTGGGCCTGGGACCCCGCGTGCATGAGCTGGGCGAAGATCTTCGCGCCGGCGGCGTGGACGGCGCCGACCACCTCGGCCCACGCCCGGGCCTGGTCGTCGGTGGCGATCCCGGGCTGGTACAGGTAGCCCTGCCCGTGGGCGGCGTCGGGGTAGATCCCCTCGGTGATCAGCAGCCCGAAGCCGCCGCGGGCGAAGGCCTCGTAGTAGGAGACCATGCGCTCGGTGGCGTGGCCCTCCTCCGTGGCGCTGATCCGGGTCATCGGCGCCAGCGCCACGCGGTTCTCCAGTGCGGCGGGACCGATCTGCAGGGGGGACCAGAGGGGGTCGAGTTCCGGCATGTGCGTCTCCTTCGACAGTCGTTCAGGGGTGGTTCGGTCGGCGGGTGCCTCTGACAGCCTCACACGGTGTCGGCGCTGAGGAGAAGCGCCCGCACGAGCCGCCCCGCGTCCAGGGGCGGGGCGCTGTGGGTCCCGGCGGCGAGGATCCGCTCGAACTCCGCGCCGCCGTCGTCCGGCAGCAGGCGCCGGTCGACCAGGTGCTGGTCGACCAGGGCGTCCGCCAGCGTCTCGACGTCGGGGAAGACCTGCTGGGCGCCCGTGCGGGAGCCCAGCACCCACCGGTCGCCGAGCACGGTGATCCTCGCGCGGCGCCCCACGCTGCGCCGCAGCTCCGCGAGGACGGCCTGCTTCATCCCGTTGAGGTTGATGTAGGCGGTCACCTTCGAGACCGCACGCCCTCCGGGGCATCCTGCGCACATGGTGGCATCTCCTCCCGGGCCGGCTACGGCATCACGTCGCCGCTGTTGGGGCCCAGCGTCTGGCCGGTGTAGAGGTCGCCGCCGGGCGAGGAGGCCAGCAGCAGCGCGGTGGGCGCCACCTCGTGGGCCTGGCCGAAGCGGCCGATGGGCAGCTCGGCTTGCTTGGCGGCCTTCCACTCCTCGGACAGTCCCTCGATCAGCGGTGTCACGACCGGACCGGGCGCGATCGAGTTGACGAGGATGCGGTGCTCGGCGAGCTCCAGCGCCATGGCCTTCGTCATGCCGATCACCCCGGCCTTGGCCGCCACGTAGTGCGTCAGGCCGGTGCCGCCCTTGATGCCCAGCTGGGAGGCGATGTTGATGATCCGCCCGCCGCCGCGCTCCACCATGTGCGGCGCGGCCCAGCGCGCGGCCAGGAAGACGCCCTTGAGGTCCACGGCCAGGACCTTGTCGAACGTCGCCTCGGTCATCTCCAGCAGCGGCGTCTCGTCGAGGATGCCGGCGGCGCTGACGAGGACGTCGATCCCGCCGAGCTCCTCGACGACCCGTGCCATCGCCTGCTGCACCGCCTCGCCGTCGGTGACGTCCACGGCGATCGCCGTGGTGCGCCCGCCGAAGCTGCCGCTCTCCTCCGCGACGGCCGCCGCGTGCTGCTCGTCGCGGTCCAGCACGGCCACGTCCGCGCCCTCCCGGGCGAAGAGCAGGGCGATCGCCGCGCCGATGCCGCTGCCGCCGCCGGTGACGACGGCGACCTTTCCGGTCAGTTGCTGTTCCATGTCTGCCTTTCCTGGTGGGCTCAGCTCGGCCAGCGGACGGTGAGCCCGCCGTCGACGATCAGCTGCTGGCCCGTGACGTAGGCCGAGTCGTCGCCGGTGAGGAAGCGGATGGTGCGCGCGGCCTCGTCGACGTTGCCCACGCGGCCCCACGGGATGATCGAGCCCGCGGCGTCGAGGCCCTCGCGGCCCAGCGAGTTCACCGGGTCCAGGGACTGGGGGCTCTCGATCAGCCCCGGGATGACGGCGTTGACCCGGATCTTCCGGGGGGCGAGCTCCACGGCCAGCGAGCGGCACAGGCCGATGAGCCCGGACTTCGCCGCCGCGTAGTGGCTGTGCTCCTCCCACCCGTAGACGCCGCCGGCGATCGACGACGTCGCCACCATCGCCCCGCCGCGGGTCATCCGCGTGCTGCAGGAGCGGAAGACGCGCATCACCCCGGAGAGGTCGACGGCCATCATGTCGTCCCACGCCTGGTCGGTCATGTCCGCGAGCGCGGCACGGCGCAGGATGCCGGCCGCGGCCACCGAGATGTCCAGCCGGCCGAACTCGTCGAGCGCGGCCTGGGCGAGCTCCTCGGTGTCCTCGAAGCTGCGCACGTCCATGGGGACGGCCGTGCAGCGCCCGCCCGCGGCCTCCACGGCGCGGACGGTATCCGTCGCGTCGTGGGGGTCCGAGGGAAGGTAGCCGATGACGCTGTGCGCCCCGGCCCGGGCGTAGGCGACCGCCAGCGCCCGGCCGATCCCGCTGCCGCCGCCGGAGATGACGGCGACCTTTCCCTCGAGTCCGTCGTCGCGGATCATGCGATCACCGTGGTCTTCAGGTGGGCGTCCTTCAGGGTGCGGGTCCCGGCCATGCACAGCGCCGAGAGGATCAGCCCGCCGGAGCCGGTGATGATCGCCGCCGTGGCCGTGTCCACCCCTGCGGTCAGCAGGATGGTGAGCAGCCCGGAGCCGGCGATGCCGCCGAGCGGCGCCATCACGTGGGCCACGTTCGCCCCCATGCCGCGCACCTGTGGCGGGAAGGACTCGCCCATGTAGAACAGCAGCGCCGCGTACGGGCCGGTGAGGAAGAACAGCGTCATGGCGTACAGCGGGATGATGTAGCCGGAGGTGCCCGGGCCCAGCAGCATCGCCAGGCTGACGATGCCGCCGGCGATCCAGCCGAGGACCACGGTCGGCTTGCGGCCGATCTTGTCGCCCAGCCAGCCGTGGAAGACGTAGCCCACGAAGCCCACCGCGTTGGAGAGCACCAGGATGATGAGGGCGTTGTCGAAGGAGACGCCCTTGGCCTCGACCAGGATGGTGGTGCCCAGGACGGAGAACACCTGGATGCCGAACCAGTTGAAGAACCACGCCAGGGACAGGCAGGTCGTGTGCCGACGCAGCTCCGGGGTGAAGACGTCCTTCACGCCGGTGGCGTGGTGGGCCGCCTCCTCGAGGTCGTGCTCGTCGGCCAGCGCGTGGGCACCGGCGGTGTCGCCGGCGGCCCGGCGCCGCCGGACCTCCTTCATCGCGGCGAAGGTCGGGGACTCCGGCAGGCGCAGGGCCAGGCCGACGACGATCAGGGACAGCACCGCGGCGACGACGAAGCTCCAGCGCCAGCCGATGAGCGGGAGCGTCAGGGCCGACAGTCCCGCGGAGACCAGCGCGCCGACCGGCCAGCCGCCCTGGACGAGCGAGTACATGAGGCCGCGGCTCTTGGCCTCCTTGTAGATCTCGTTGAGGTAGACCGCGTTGACGACCTCCTCGGACATGGAGAAGCCGGAGAAGGAGCGGATGATGACCAGGCTCGCGGCGCCGATGGCGGCGCCGGTGAGACCGGACGCCACGGCGCCGCCGAGCATGAGCACGATGAGCGCCTTCTTGCGGCCCATCTTGTCGATGATCGTGCCCACGGCCAGGGCCACGAGGAACACGCCGATCGTGGCGTAGGTGTTGATCGCGGTGGACTCGGCCACCGACCAGCCGAAGTCCTCGGCGATCACGGGGAGCAGCGTGCCGAAGAGGGTGAAGTCGTAGACGGAGGCCACCCAGGCGATGAAGCAGACGATCGAGACCTGCTTGACCACCTTCGGGGTGATGGGCACGTTCCAGGGCTCGACGCCGGAGGGCGTCGGGTTCGAGCGCAGAGCGGACATGGCGATGTTCCTTCGTGCCGGTGGGATCAGGCGGAGGTGCGGGGACTGCGGGCGGCGAAGTCGCGGGCGACGTCCTCCATGAACGCGAACTCCACGCCGTCGTGACCCTGGATGTGGTCGAAGAGGCGCTCGAGCATCAGCAGGTTCTGCGGGCGGCCGCAGACGTCGGGGTGGATCGTGAGGGGGAAGACGGCGTAGTCCATCTCGCGGTAGACCCAGTCGAACTGGTCCTTCCACAGCTGCTCGATGTCCCGCGGGGACACGAAGCCGTGGCTGTTCGGGCTGGACTTGATGAACATCATCGGCGGGAGGTCGTCCAGGTACCACGAGGCGGGGATCTCGATGAGGTCGGTCTCCTCGCCGCGCACCAGGGGCTTCATCCACTCCTTGGCCGAGGCCGCCTCGTAGTCGATCTTGGTCCAGGTGTCCCCGACGCGCACGTAGTACGGGGTGTGGTCGTCGTGCATGAGCGAGTGGTCGTAGAGGAAGCCGCGATCGAGCAGGATCTCGTTGGTCACCCCGGAGAACTCCCACCAGGGCGCCACGTAGCCGACGGGCTTCTTCCCGGAGCGCCGCTCGATGAGGTCGGTGCAGTAGTCGAGGATCTCGGTCTCCTGCTCGCGGGTCATCGCGATGGGGTTCTCGTGGCTGTAGCCGTGGACGCCGATCTCGTGACCGGCGGCGACGACCGCGTCGAACTCCTTCGGGAACGTCTCCACGGAGTGGCCGGGCCAGAACCAGGTCACGGGCATCTCGCGGCGCTGGGCGAGCTGGAGCAGCCGCGGCACGCCGACCTCGCCGGCGAAGAGGCCGCGGGAGATGTCGCCCGGGGAGTCCTCGCCGCCGTAGGAGCCGAGCCAGCCGCCGACGGCGTCGACGTCGATGCCGACGGACACGTAGATCTTCTTGGACATGATGTCTCCTCTGGTGGTGGGTGGTGTTCTAGAGGTGGGCGGTGAAGGCCCCGGGGAACTCGGCGGCCGAGGTCCCCAGGGAGAGCAGGAGGGCGGCGAGGATGCGCGCCTGGAGCGGGTTGAGGTCCCCGGAGGGGACGGCGCCGGCCGCCACGAGGTCGGTGCCCCCGCCGTTGCCGTAGAGCGGGACGACGGGTCCCCACGGGGCACGGGTGCTGAGCACCACGGCGCAGCCGGCCCCGGCCGCACGGGCCACCGACTCCGCGAAGCCGGGGCCCGCGTTGCCGACGCCCGATCCGGCGAGGACCACGGCCTGCGCGCCGGAGCGCACGGCGAAGTCGAAGAGGTCCGGGGTGGCGCCGGTGTGGGCCGTGATGATCTCGACCCTGGTGCTGTCGAAGGCCGCCGGCGGCAGCGGCAGCGGATCCCGGCGGACCGGCCTGGCCGTGACGACGAGCCCGGACCCGGCCATGTGCGCCACCTCGGCGCCACCCTGGAAGGGGCTGCTCGCGGTGGTGTGCGCCTTCCGGGCGCCGCGGGCGGAGCGGACCGTCCCGTCGAAGGAGATCAGCACGCCGCTGCCCCGCAGCTCGGGCGAGGCGGCGGCCAGCACCGCCTCCTCGACGTTGCGGGGGCCGTCCGGGGCCGGGCTGTCGGCCGGCTGCTGGGCGCCGGTGAGCACCACGCTCTTCGGGGAGCCGTGCACCAGGTCCAGCAGGAACGCCGTCTCCTCCAGGGTGTCGGTCCCGTGGGTGACCACCACGCCGTCGTTGGCCGGATCGGCCAGCGCGTCCCGGGCCGCCTCGGCGATCGCCCGCAGCTCCCCCAGGGTGAGCCGGTAGCTGCCCGTGGTGAGGACGTCCCGGGCGGAGACGGTGAGCTCGCCGTACCGGTTGCGGGACAGGTCGGCCGCCGTGTCCGTGGCCACGGAGCCCGTGGACCCGCCGCCCCGGGACGCGATGGTGCCCCCCGTGCCGAGCAGCTGGATGTGTGTCACGTGCCGCCTCCCTTCCGTGGGGTCGTCCCGCTCCGCGGGAGCGTCAACGGTCTATGCAAACGAATGCCGCAATCGATTGCGTACGATGTTGGGATCGACCATAGAGCGCCTCTAGAGTGATGCGCAACACATTCACGAGAATTTAACGTCCGTTACTGTGTGGAAACAGCCGCGAGGAGGTGGACATGGGCGCACGACCGGCGGTCACGCTGAAGGCCCTGGCGGCCGAGCTGGGCCTCAATCCCTCCACGGTCTCCCGGGTGCTCAACGACCCCAAGGGCCTCGGCTCCAAGTGGGCCTCGCCGGACACCACGGAGCGGATCTTCGCGCTCGCGGAGGAGCGCGGCTACCGCAAGAACCCCTACGCCGCGTCGCTGCGCACGGCCAAGTCGCACATGATCGGGGTCGTCGTGCCCCGCCTGCAGGACTACGTCCTGGCCACGATGTACGAGGGCATCGACGAGGCCGCCTCCGAGCACGGCTACTTCACCGTGGTCTCCAACTCCCTGGACGACGCCGCCGCCCACCGCGCCAAGGCGGAGAAGCTGCTGGACCGCCGTGCCGACGGCCTGATCTTCGGCGACGCCCTGTTCGAGGACCCCTTCCTGGACGAGCTCGCCGAGCGCGGCGTGGCCTTCACGCTGGTGAGCCGGCGGTCCCCGGGGCACCGGTCCGTGACCTGCGACGACTACGCCGGGGGACGGATGGTCGCGGAGCACCTCGTCGCGTCCGGCCGGAGGACCTTCGGGCTCATCGCGGGCAATCCGCGGGCCTCGACCTCGATCGACCGCTGCGCCGGCTTCCTGGACGCGCTCGCCGGGCACGGCCTCGGGGTGGACCCGGCACGGGTGGTCCCCGGCGGCTTCGACGCCCCGGCCGGCAGCGCGGCCGCCGCCCGGATCCTGGCCGTCGGGCCGCTGCCCGAGGCGGTGTTCGCGGTCAACGACTTCGCGGCGATCGGTGCGCTCGGCGTGTTCGCCCGGGAGGGGGTCACGGTCCCGGAGGACATGGCCCTCGTCGGGTTCAACGACACGCCGCTGGCTGGCAGCGTGGGGCTCACCACCGTGCGCTCCCCCATGCACAGCATCGGCCGGCAGGGCTTCGAGATGCTGATGGACGTTCTCGACGGCCGGGACGTGGAGAGCGTCCGGCTCCCCCCGGAGCTCGTCGTGCGCACGAGCGCTTGAGCACCGGTCGCTCCCACCGCAGGACCGGAGGACCAGCAGGCCGTCAGGTGCGGGGTTGGGCTCCGGGGCAAGTCGGCGCAACTGTGGACAGAATGCGAATCGATCAGGTAGTAGGCCGGTGTTAGTGTTGATGCATCACGCAGGTGATCAGCCGGGGGGCTGAGCCGCCGCGTGAGGATCGCGTCGGGACGACCGGCCGCAAGGCCGCCGGCACGACGACGATCATGATGCCGCCGTCCTGGTGGCAGCGGGCCTCGGACCATCTGGTCAGTCGTCGGGGGGCGACTCCCCTGCCACCGGGACGCGCAGGCCCCTTTCCGCCCGCAGCAGCCGCCCCGCGGTGCGAACCCGGAGCCCGCTGGTCAGGCAGCCCGCCGGTCAGGCGAAGGCGAAGACCAGCGGGAAGACCACCACCACGACCGCGGCCCACACGCCGTAGACCGGCAGGTAGCGCGTCTGCCAGCGCTCGAGCTCCACGAACGGCCGGCGTCCCCGCAGGCACCCGGCGCTCAGCCACGCGGCCCGCACCAGGTGCACCAGCAGCAGCAGGTTCAGCCCGAGCGCGGCGATCTTGTTGGGGCTCGAGCCGAACTCGGCGATCCGGGTCAGCATGGCGGTCAGCATCACCGCGTCCACCGCCAGCGCCGCGACGACGAGCACCAGCTGCAGGCCGTCGAAGAGGCCGGGAGGCTCGAGCGGGTCCCGGGCGGAGATCGAGTAGAGCAGCAGCGCCAGGACCAGCACGAGGATCGCGTCCATCAGGATCAGCAGCCCGCGGTCGACGTCGACGAGCCCGCCGGCCGCCGTGAGCACCACCAGGAGGGACAGCAGCATCAGGATCGTCAGGGGCGTGAACACCCGGGTGAGGACCGGGGCGATGTTCTCCACGACGTTCTGCTTGGCCTCGACCAGCCACGCGGCCACCACGAGGGCGCCGGGCACGGCGAACGGCAGGATCCAGTCCTCCAGCACCGGCTCCAGGTCGATCCCGAGGACCTGCAGGGCCCCGAACGTGAGCCCGACCAGTACCGCCCCGCCCAGGGCCAGGAGCGTGTAGTAGATCACGAGCTCGCCGGTGAAGCGGACGAAGTCCATCCGCCGGCTGTCGGAGCGCCACCTCCCGCCCGTGTAGGCGATCCCGGCCAACAGCCACAGGACCACCGGGGCGTGCAGGGCGGCGAGCAGCTCGGTGGACCCGCCGGGGACGAACGGATAGACGTTGAGCACCACCGCCAGCAGCGCGAACGGGACGAGCAGCGCCGCCACCACGCGCGCGGTGAGCCGGCGCTTCCACGCGAAGTAGCCGGCGAGGAAGGGGAGGACGAGCAGGCCGAGGTTGCGCGCCAGCACCGCCTCGTCGCCGAGCCAGGCGGTGCCGGCCTTGACCGCCAGCCCGGCCCCGACCGCGAGCGCCAGGACGATGCCCAGCTCCCGCCACGGCGGCGCGCCGGCGTCCTCGGCGTCCTCCGGGAGGAGCACGAGCTGCTTCCACAGCCGCTCGGAGTGCTCGCGGGCGAACTCGTGCGAGACGGCGTCGAGATTGCCCATGCGCTTGATCGCGACGAGGAAGGCCTCGTCGTCGTCGAGCCCGGTGGCCCGCAGGTCGGCGACCTGTTCGCGCAGGTGGTCCTCGAGCTCGTCCACGTCGGCCGGGGAGATCGCCTGGCGGCGCTGGACCCAGCCGCGCCACCGCCCGATCTGGGCCTCCTGCTCCGCGTGCAGCTCCATCACGCCCACCGCTCGGTCGTGGCGGGCGGCTGCTGAGCGGCCTGCCACACCTGCCGCAGCGCGTCGGCCACGACCGTCCACTGCTCCTGCCGGTCGGCGAGCGCGGCCCGGCCCGAGGTCGTGATCGCGTAGTGCTTGCGCCGGCGCCCGGCCTCGGACGTGCCCCACGAGGAGGACACGTGGCCGAGGCGCTCGAGCCGGTGCAGCAGCGGGTAGAGCATGCCGTCGGTCCACTGCATGGAGCCGCCGGAGAGCTCGCTGACGCGCTTGAGGATCGCGTAGCCGTACAGGTCGCCGTCCGCCAGGATCCCCAGCACGAGCGGGGTGGCCGAGGCGGCGACCAGGTCCTTGTCGATGCGCACTGCGCCTCCTGATACCTAGGTGTGCTACGCATTGCACCCTAGCAGCGCTAGGTATGCAAGTGCGGCGCCGGAAACGACGGCGCGAGTCGGGCGGGGTGGGCACCACCGCCTCCTGCGCCTACAGTCGAAGCAGAGTTGCAGAAGAGAACGCCCCGAGGAGGTGGTGATCCGTGAGCACGCAGCCCGGCCTCGCCGCGCTCCCACTGAGCACGCCGCCGGAGGCGGAGGTCCGCCCCTCCCGCGGCGTCTACGCCTGGTGGCTGGACACCGACCGCTCCCCCACCCCGGAGGCGGCCGGGCTGCACCTGCCCGCGGTGCCGCGGCTCCGCCACTCGTCAGGGACGGCCGAGCTGCTCTACGTGGGCCGCGCCCGGCGCGACCTCCACCGGCGGATCAGCGGCCAGCACCTGCGGCGCACCCGCTCCTCCGCGCTGCGGCGCACGCTGCTCTCCGCCCTCCTCCCCGGGGACCCGTCCTGGCGAGACGGCGCCGCCGTGGATGGGCGGGGCCGCGTGGTCCTCGACGAGGCGCACGAGCAGCGGCTCACGGCGTGGATGCAGGAGCACCTGCTCCTCGGCTGGGCGGAGTGCGGGACGAAGGACGACGTCGACGCCCTCGAGCAGCACTGGGTCGCCGCGCACCAGCCGGCGCTCAACACCGAGGGCACCGGCCACGGCCCGGAGCTGACCGAGCTCAAGCGGGTCTTCCGCGAGGGCCTCCCCCAGCGGTCCTGAGCCCCCGAGCCCACCCGGACGCTCAGACGTCCCGGCGGGGGCGCCGGCGCCACTGCGCCCAGTCGGCGGAGATCGCGGCCGCGGTGCGCAGCAGGTGCGGCAGGTACTCGCCGGTGAGCGTCCCGAGCGGGGTCTCCGCGGCGTGGACGGTGATGTTGACGGTGGATTGGACGCGCCCGGCCTCGCCCAGCACCGGGGCCGCGATGGAGCGGACCCCGGGGGCGAGCTCCTCGTCGGCCACGGCCCACCCCCTGTCCCGCACGAGCGCCAGCTCCTCGAGCAGCCGCTCGCGGTCCACCGGTGCGATCCGGACGGAGGACCGGGACGGCGTGTCGAGCGCGGCGTGCACCTCCGCGGGCTCGAGCCCGGCGAGCAGCACCTTTCCCTGGGAGGTCACCGCGGCGGGGAACCGCGTGCCGAGCTCCACGCGCAGGGCGATGATCTTGGGCACGGACACCCGGGCGGTGTAGACGATGTCGGCGCCGTCCAGCTGGGCCATGGACGAGGACTCCCCCGTGCGGCCGACGAGCGCCTCCAGGTGGGGCCGCGCGATGTCCCACAGCCCCAGGGAGTCCACGTAGGACATCCCGAGGTCGACGACGCGGACGGTGAGCTGGAACTCCCGGTCGACCTGCCGCACGAACCCGAGCTCCTTGAGAGTCAGCAGCAGCCGGTGCGCGGTGGGCCGCGCCAGCCCGGTCGCGGAGGCCACGTCGCTCAAGGACATCCGCGGGTGGTCGGAGCCGAAGGCCTGGATGACGTCCAGACCGCGGGCGAGCGCCTCGACGAAGCCCGTGGTCTCACTGCGTCCCGACATGTGCGCCCTCTTCCGGTGGTGGTGGCCGTGCCCCCGGTGAGCGGCCCGGCCACCAGTCAGTGTAGGCACCCGCCACCCGACCGTCCGGTGACGCCTCCGCCGACTCTTGACATGTCACCGAATGTGAGTGAAAGTGATCCCCAACACAACGGACAGCTATCCGCATCGCGGACAGCGGGAGTTTCGGAGGCGCTCGTGAACAGCACAGAGGACCGGCCAGGCGGTGGGACCCGCCCGCTGGAGGGGGTCGTGGTCGCCGACTTCTCCCGCGTGCTGGCCGGCCCGTACGCCACGATGCTGCTGGCCGATCTGGGCGCCGAGGTGATCAAGGTGGAGAGCCCCGCGGGGGACGACACCCGCACCTGGGTTCCGCCGGTCCGCCCCGACGGGGTCTCCACGTACTACTCCGCGATCAACCGCAACAAGAAGTCCGTGGTCCTGGACTTCACGGACGAGGAGGACCTGAGCACGGCCCAGGCGCTGGCCCGGCGTGCCGACGTGGTGATCGAGAACTTCAAGCCCGGCGGTCTGCGCCGCTTCGGCCTCGACTACGCCACGGTCCGGGAGACCAACCCTCAGGTCGTCTACTGCTCGATCAGCGGCTTCGGCTCCGCGGCCGGCGCGTCCCTGCCCGGCTACGACCTCATCGTCCAGGCCATGTCCGGCCTGATGAGCCTCACG is from Kocuria rosea and encodes:
- a CDS encoding SDR family NAD(P)-dependent oxidoreductase, with translation MIRDDGLEGKVAVISGGGSGIGRALAVAYARAGAHSVIGYLPSDPHDATDTVRAVEAAGGRCTAVPMDVRSFEDTEELAQAALDEFGRLDISVAAAGILRRAALADMTDQAWDDMMAVDLSGVMRVFRSCSTRMTRGGAMVATSSIAGGVYGWEEHSHYAAAKSGLIGLCRSLAVELAPRKIRVNAVIPGLIESPQSLDPVNSLGREGLDAAGSIIPWGRVGNVDEAARTIRFLTGDDSAYVTGQQLIVDGGLTVRWPS
- a CDS encoding 5-oxoprolinase subunit B family protein gives rise to the protein MTETLYLPTARYTWGGDEFLFVEFDEAMNLTANYLATTVAHGLSALDLPGVVDVCPANASLLVRFDPDVIRAEDLKRRTQELEGQARESTQYTAETRIIEVPVWYQDPYTAEVVARFREGYHQDPSGTDLDYAAKVNGLADAAEFIRRHHESPWLVSMVGFVAGLPFMYQLVPRDRQLEVPKYLSPRTDTPPLTVGHGGCFACIYSVRGAGGYQMFGIAAAPIYDPEQHLRDFRDFLILFRPGDLVKFRPVDEAEYRSIQQQVEDGTWRYRQAPVTLDVEAALADPDSYNRTLLEALDGADD
- a CDS encoding SDR family NAD(P)-dependent oxidoreductase, yielding MEQQLTGKVAVVTGGGSGIGAAIALLFAREGADVAVLDRDEQHAAAVAEESGSFGGRTTAIAVDVTDGEAVQQAMARVVEELGGIDVLVSAAGILDETPLLEMTEATFDKVLAVDLKGVFLAARWAAPHMVERGGGRIINIASQLGIKGGTGLTHYVAAKAGVIGMTKAMALELAEHRILVNSIAPGPVVTPLIEGLSEEWKAAKQAELPIGRFGQAHEVAPTALLLASSPGGDLYTGQTLGPNSGDVMP
- a CDS encoding NADH:flavin oxidoreductase, which encodes MPELDPLWSPLQIGPAALENRVALAPMTRISATEEGHATERMVSYYEAFARGGFGLLITEGIYPDAAHGQGYLYQPGIATDDQARAWAEVVGAVHAAGAKIFAQLMHAGSQAQGNRFVDSTIGPSAVAPKGEQLGFYRGEGPYPVPAEITAEQMAEVRQAFVDAALRARDAEFDGVEIHGANGYLLDQFLTDYLNLRTDEYGGSPENRVRFAAEVCRAVRDAVGPDLAVGIRISQAKVSDHDHRWSGGPDEAEVIFSTLAATGIDFVHTTEYRATAPAFGDEGPSLAALAKQHSGLPVIANGHLDDPETAVSMLADGTADVVALGKAALANRDWPQRVRSGRPLAELDGSLLAPLADVKDWELELS
- a CDS encoding MFS transporter, which encodes MSALRSNPTPSGVEPWNVPITPKVVKQVSIVCFIAWVASVYDFTLFGTLLPVIAEDFGWSVAESTAINTYATIGVFLVALAVGTIIDKMGRKKALIVLMLGGAVASGLTGAAIGAASLVIIRSFSGFSMSEEVVNAVYLNEIYKEAKSRGLMYSLVQGGWPVGALVSAGLSALTLPLIGWRWSFVVAAVLSLIVVGLALRLPESPTFAAMKEVRRRRAAGDTAGAHALADEHDLEEAAHHATGVKDVFTPELRRHTTCLSLAWFFNWFGIQVFSVLGTTILVEAKGVSFDNALIILVLSNAVGFVGYVFHGWLGDKIGRKPTVVLGWIAGGIVSLAMLLGPGTSGYIIPLYAMTLFFLTGPYAALLFYMGESFPPQVRGMGANVAHVMAPLGGIAGSGLLTILLTAGVDTATAAIITGSGGLILSALCMAGTRTLKDAHLKTTVIA
- a CDS encoding biotin-dependent carboxyltransferase family protein, whose product is MALTIEQPGLLTTVQDQGRIGYYHVGIPQGGAMDQESAQAANKLVGNTAVEAVLECTYTGPAFTVDAPTTIAVTGADLPVLVNGEERPSWRRIELAAGDAVKFGVLRGGARFYLAVRGGIAVPEVLGSRSTYAIGRLGGLDGRKLEAGDVVPVGEPTGLLPEVEEIPERLRPGFGRSLELRIMWGLYDHLLTDEGRRRLVEEEWKLTPVADRMGLRFEGPGVEWIQRRQPFGAGSDPSNIVDAGYAVGSIQVPGGTQPIVLHRDAVSGGGYAMVGTVISADMDLLARAAPGTATRFRAVSMEEALQARHERAERLEEIWAL